One region of Canis aureus isolate CA01 chromosome 31, VMU_Caureus_v.1.0, whole genome shotgun sequence genomic DNA includes:
- the VWA5B2 gene encoding von Willebrand factor A domain-containing protein 5B2 isoform X4: MPGLYCPSGWTPLPLTDSWVRACANGPCLSLRARLTYRNPQPQPVEGVFVYPLAEAEVVSGFEAEAAGRRVSFQLQSRRRSQAACCRALGPGWGAPTPRRCPQGHLVLDLAQARSTLVLPTGLINAAGTMTVTLCSSRELPSRPDGVLRVALPSVLTPLASPGPPGPPRPPGLCDDSPTSCFGVGSPQEEGLAWEERAAPQDVFSGPARCPAPYTFSFEMLVTGPCLLAGLESPSHALRADAPPHASSAATICVTLAEGHRCDRVLEILLHPSEPHQPHLMLEAGSLSSAEYEAQVRARRDFQRLQRRDSDGDRQVWFLQRRFHKDILLNPVLVLSFCPDLSSKPGHLGTATRELLFLLDGSSVAHKDAIVLAVKSLPPQTLINLAMFGTAVQPLFPESRPCSDDTMQLICENVETLQAASGPPDVLAALTWAMGQPQHKAHPRQLFLLTAASPVAAATHQTLELMRWHRGAARCFSFGLGPACHQLLQGLSALSRGQAYFPRPGERLQPMLVQALRKALEPALSDISVDWFVPDAVEALLTPREIPALYPGDQLLGYCSLFRVDGFRPRGPGGQEPGWQSLGGSVFPSPEEVPSATSPGTEPTGTSELLGTGTVSAELSSPWAAGDSEQSTDTLTDPVTDPGPNPSSDTAIWRRIFQSSYIREQYVLTHCSASPEPGPGSTGSSESPGSQDPGSPEGTAPLQLPSQQGCRSLAWTEPAGSRSCPLPPPPLASVKSGALSAEVLGRRRRAALAGRSLSSPPGQVNPVPGCPRHPSLGIARDGPGPESGLQLGQGPDDSGNLLSPAAMDWDMLMEPPFLFSAMPPSGESAPPAVTLPPQAPRCHVVIRALCGEQPMCWEVGVGLETLWGPGDASSLPLSPPEREGAWDQALHRLTAASVVRDNEQLALRGGAEATADQGHARRSWLRALQTSKVSSAPSCFTCPVAVDATTREVLPSALQVRSSELAEPPGTSPAPQSHLDATLLPTAVHSKGLQGGSLTGAWNPTQNGNPKAATRSPHRHPPQPPSRLGLGRGKARGSDSHRLCSPNQGQASDSNSEGSNHDYLPLVRLQEAPGSFRLDAPFCAAVRIPQERLCRASPFAVHRASLSPTSVSSPWALLGPGVGQGDSATASCSPSPSSGSEGPGQVDSGRGSDTEASEGPEGLGGADLRGRTWATAVALAWLEHRCAAAFGEWELAAAKADCWLRAQHLPDGLDLAALKAAARGLFLLLRHWDQNLQLHLLCYSPANV, encoded by the exons ATGCCCGGCCTGTACTGCCCCTCCGGCTGGACGCCGCTGCCGCTCACCGACTCCTGGGTGCGGGCCTGCGCCAACGGCCCGTGCCTCAGCCTGCGGGCCCGGCTCACCTACCGCAACCCGCAGCCGCAGCCGGTGGAGG GCGTCTTCGTGTACCCGCTGGCGGAGGCCGAAGTGGTCTCGGGCTTCGAGGCGGAGGCGGCCGGACGGCGCGTCTCGTTCCAGCTGCAGAGCCGGCGACGCTCGCAGGCCGCCTGCTGCCGCGCGCTGGGCCCCGGCTGGGGGGCCCCCACGCCCCGCCGCTGCCCGCAGG GTCATCTTGTCTTGGATCTGGCCCAGGCCCGGTCCACATTGGTGCTGCCCACAGGCCTCATCAATGCAGCCGGCACCATGACAGTGACCCTGTGCAGCAGCCGGGAGCTGCCCTCAAGGCCTGATGGGGTGCTGCGTGTGGCTCTGCCCTCTGTGCTCACCCCACTGGCCTCACCAGGCCCACCTGGGCCCCCCAGGCCTCCGGGGCTCTGTGACGACAG CCCCACCAGCTGCTTCGGGGTGGGCAGCCCTCAGGAGGAAGGGCTGGCCTGGGAGGAGCGAGCTGCCCCTCAGGATGTGTTCTCAGGTCCTGCCCGCTGCCCTGCCCCATACACCTTCTCCTTCGAGATGCTGGTCACTGGGCCATGCCTGCTGGCAG gcCTGGAGAGCCCCTCTCATGCTCTGCGGGCAGATGCCCCACCTCATGCCAGCTCTGCGGCCACCATCTGTGTCACACTAGCAGAGGGCCACCGCTGTGACCGGGTGTTGGAGATCCTGCTGCACCCCAGTG AGCCCCACCAGCCACACCTGATGCTAGAGGCTGGCAGCCTGAGCTCAGCAGaatatgaggcccaggtgagggcccGCCGGGATTTCCAGAGGCTGCAGCGAAGGGACAGTGACGGGGACCGGCAG GTGTGGTTCCTGCAACGACGCTTCCACAAGGACATCCTGCTGAACCCCGTGCTGGTGCTGAGCTTCTGCCCAGACCTGAGCTCCAAGCCTGGGCACCTGGGCACAGCTACACGGGAGCTTCTCTTCCTGTTGGACGGCAGCAGTGTAGCACACAAG GATGCCATTGTTTTGGCCGTGAAGTCACTGCCACCACAGACGCTCATCAACCTGGCCATGTTCGGCACGGCGGTGCAGCCCCTCTTCCCAGAGAGCCGGCCTTGCAGCGAT GACACTATGCAGCTGATCTGTGAGAACGTTGAGACCCTGCAGGCGGCAAGTGGCCCCCCAGATGTGCTGGCCGCGCTGACCTGGGCCATGGGGCAGCCCCAGCACAAGGCCCACCCTAGGCAGCTGTTCCTGCTGACTGCTGCCTCGCCCGTGGCTGCTGCTACCCATCAAACCCTGGAGCTCATGAGGTGGCACAGGGGGGCAGCCAG GTGCTTCTCCTTTGGGTTGGGGCCTGCCTGCCACCAGCTGCTTCAGGGTCTGTCTGCCCTCAGCAGGGGCCAGGCCTATTTCCCAAGGCCTGGGGAGAGGCTGCAGCCCATG CTGGTGCAGGCTCTGCGGAAGGCACTGGAACCTGCTTTGAGCGACATCTCTGTGGACTGGTTTGTGCCTGATGCGGTGGAGGCACTGCTGACCCCCCGGGAGATCCCAGCACTCTACCCTGGGGACCAGCTGCTCGGTTACTGCTCACTCTTCAGGGTAGATGGCTTCCGGCCCCGCGGCCCAGGG GGCCAAGAACCTGGCTGGCAGAGCTTGGGAGGCTCTGTGTTCCCATCCCCAGAGGAAGTCCCATCTGCCACCAGTCCTGGCACCGAGCCCACTGGCACCTCAGAGCTCCTGGGAACAGGCACTGTGTCAGCGGAGCTGTCCAGTCCATGGGCTGCTGGGGACTCAGAGCAGA GTACTGACACTCTGACGGACCCAGTCACAGACCCTGGACCCAACCCCTCCTCTGATACAGCCATATGGCGCCGCATCTTCCAGTCATCATACATCCGGGAGCAGTATGTGCTCACTCACTGCTCTGCCAGCCCGGAGCCAGGTCCTGGCTCCACAGGCAGCAGCGAGTCCCctggttcccaggaccctggctccCCCGAGGGCACGGCTCCCCTGcagctcccttctcagcagggctGCCGCAGCCTGGCCTGGACAGAACCTGCAGGCTCCCGTTCCtgccccctgccaccacccccacTGGCTTCAGTCAAG TCTGGGGCCCTGAGTGCTGAGGTGCTGGGTCGTCGACGCAGAGCAGCTCTGGCCGGCCGGAGCCTCTCATCGCCTCCGGGTCAGGTGAACCCAGTCCCTGGCTGTCCCCGGCACCCCTCTCTGGGCATAGCACGAGATGGGCCAGGCCCTGAGTCAGGGCTGCAGCTGGGACAGGGCCCAGATGACTCAG GAAACCTGCTCTCCCCAGCAGCTATGGACTGGGACATGCTGATGGAACCCCCCTTCTTATTCTCTGCTATGCCTCCCAGTGGGGAGTCGGCCCCTCCGGCAGTGACACTGCCCCCTCAGGCTCCACGCTGCCACGTGGTGATCCGGGCCCTGTGTGGGGAGCAGCCTATGTGCTGGGAGGTGGGCGTTGGGCTAGAGACATTATGGGGACCTGGTGATGCTAGCTCACTGCCTCTATCACCTCCTGAAAGAGAAGGTGCTTGGGACCAAGCACTCCATCGGCTGACGGCAGCCTCCGTGGTCCGGGACAATGAACAGCTGGCTCTCCGTGGAGGGGCTGAGGCCACAGCTGACCAAG GCCATGCCCGGAGGTCCTGGCTCCGAGCCCTTCAGACGAGCAAGGTCAGTTCTGCCCCCTCCTGCTTCACCTGCCCGGTAGCTGTGGATGCGACCACCAGGGAGGTCCTCCCATCAGCCCTGCAGGTGCGGAGCTCAG AGCtagctgagcccccaggcacttCTCCAGCTCCTCAGAGCCATCTAGATGCAACTCTTCTGCCCACAGCTGTGCACTCTAAAG GACTTCAAGGAGGCTCTCTGACAGGCGCCTGGAACCCGACCCAAAATGGCAACCCCAAGGCTGCCACCAGAAGTCCTCATCGCCAtcccccccagcctccctctaGGCTCGGCCTGGGCAGAGGGAAGGCCAGAGGCTCTGACAGCCACAGACTCTGCAGCCCCAACCAGGGCCAGGCTAGTGACAGCAACAGTGAAGGCAGCAACCATGACTACTTGCCCTTG GTGCGGCTGCAGGAGGCACCCGGCTCCTTCCGCCTGGATGCGCCCTTCTGTGCAGCAGTCCGCATCCCACAGGAACGCCTGTGCCGTGCTTCACCCTTTGCTGTGCACCGTGCCAGCCTCAGCCCCACCTCGGTCTCCTCTCCCTGGGCGCTTCTGGGACCTGGTGTTGGCCAGGGTGACAGTgccacagcctcctgcagcccgTCCCCCAGCTCAGGCTCTGAGGGTCCAGGCCAGGTGGATAGTGGGAGGGGCTCAGACACCGAGGCCTCAGAGGGTCCAGAAGGGCTGGGTGGTGCTGACCTGCGGGGCCGGACCTGGGCCACAGCTGTAGCACTGGCATGGCTAGAGCACCGCTGTGCTGCAGCCTTTGGCGAGTGGGAACTAGCAGCAGCTAAAGCAGACTGTTGGCTGCGGGCCCAGCACCTGCCAGATGGCCTTGACCTGGCTGCCCTCAAAGCCGCAGCCCGGggtctcttcctgctgctccgCCACTGGGACCAGAATCTGCAGCTACACCTGCTGTGCTATAGCCCGGCAAATGTGTGA
- the VWA5B2 gene encoding von Willebrand factor A domain-containing protein 5B2 isoform X1 — protein MPGLYCPSGWTPLPLTDSWVRACANGPCLSLRARLTYRNPQPQPVEGVFVYPLAEAEVVSGFEAEAAGRRVSFQLQSRRRSQAACCRALGPGWGAPTPRRCPQGHLVLDLAQARSTLVLPTGLINAAGTMTVTLCSSRELPSRPDGVLRVALPSVLTPLASPGPPGPPRPPGLCDDRLGLCPTSCFGVGSPQEEGLAWEERAAPQDVFSGPARCPAPYTFSFEMLVTGPCLLAGLESPSHALRADAPPHASSAATICVTLAEGHRCDRVLEILLHPSEPHQPHLMLEAGSLSSAEYEAQVRARRDFQRLQRRDSDGDRQVWFLQRRFHKDILLNPVLVLSFCPDLSSKPGHLGTATRELLFLLDGSSVAHKDAIVLAVKSLPPQTLINLAMFGTAVQPLFPESRPCSDDTMQLICENVETLQAASGPPDVLAALTWAMGQPQHKAHPRQLFLLTAASPVAAATHQTLELMRWHRGAARCFSFGLGPACHQLLQGLSALSRGQAYFPRPGERLQPMLVQALRKALEPALSDISVDWFVPDAVEALLTPREIPALYPGDQLLGYCSLFRVDGFRPRGPGGQEPGWQSLGGSVFPSPEEVPSATSPGTEPTGTSELLGTGTVSAELSSPWAAGDSEQTGTDTLTDPVTDPGPNPSSDTAIWRRIFQSSYIREQYVLTHCSASPEPGPGSTGSSESPGSQDPGSPEGTAPLQLPSQQGCRSLAWTEPAGSRSCPLPPPPLASVKSGALSAEVLGRRRRAALAGRSLSSPPGQVNPVPGCPRHPSLGIARDGPGPESGLQLGQGPDDSGNLLSPAAMDWDMLMEPPFLFSAMPPSGESAPPAVTLPPQAPRCHVVIRALCGEQPMCWEVGVGLETLWGPGDASSLPLSPPEREGAWDQALHRLTAASVVRDNEQLALRGGAEATADQGHARRSWLRALQTSKVSSAPSCFTCPVAVDATTREVLPSALQVRSSELAEPPGTSPAPQSHLDATLLPTAVHSKGLQGGSLTGAWNPTQNGNPKAATRSPHRHPPQPPSRLGLGRGKARGSDSHRLCSPNQGQASDSNSEGSNHDYLPLVRLQEAPGSFRLDAPFCAAVRIPQERLCRASPFAVHRASLSPTSVSSPWALLGPGVGQGDSATASCSPSPSSGSEGPGQVDSGRGSDTEASEGPEGLGGADLRGRTWATAVALAWLEHRCAAAFGEWELAAAKADCWLRAQHLPDGLDLAALKAAARGLFLLLRHWDQNLQLHLLCYSPANV, from the exons ATGCCCGGCCTGTACTGCCCCTCCGGCTGGACGCCGCTGCCGCTCACCGACTCCTGGGTGCGGGCCTGCGCCAACGGCCCGTGCCTCAGCCTGCGGGCCCGGCTCACCTACCGCAACCCGCAGCCGCAGCCGGTGGAGG GCGTCTTCGTGTACCCGCTGGCGGAGGCCGAAGTGGTCTCGGGCTTCGAGGCGGAGGCGGCCGGACGGCGCGTCTCGTTCCAGCTGCAGAGCCGGCGACGCTCGCAGGCCGCCTGCTGCCGCGCGCTGGGCCCCGGCTGGGGGGCCCCCACGCCCCGCCGCTGCCCGCAGG GTCATCTTGTCTTGGATCTGGCCCAGGCCCGGTCCACATTGGTGCTGCCCACAGGCCTCATCAATGCAGCCGGCACCATGACAGTGACCCTGTGCAGCAGCCGGGAGCTGCCCTCAAGGCCTGATGGGGTGCTGCGTGTGGCTCTGCCCTCTGTGCTCACCCCACTGGCCTCACCAGGCCCACCTGGGCCCCCCAGGCCTCCGGGGCTCTGTGACGACAGGTTGGGCCTATG CCCCACCAGCTGCTTCGGGGTGGGCAGCCCTCAGGAGGAAGGGCTGGCCTGGGAGGAGCGAGCTGCCCCTCAGGATGTGTTCTCAGGTCCTGCCCGCTGCCCTGCCCCATACACCTTCTCCTTCGAGATGCTGGTCACTGGGCCATGCCTGCTGGCAG gcCTGGAGAGCCCCTCTCATGCTCTGCGGGCAGATGCCCCACCTCATGCCAGCTCTGCGGCCACCATCTGTGTCACACTAGCAGAGGGCCACCGCTGTGACCGGGTGTTGGAGATCCTGCTGCACCCCAGTG AGCCCCACCAGCCACACCTGATGCTAGAGGCTGGCAGCCTGAGCTCAGCAGaatatgaggcccaggtgagggcccGCCGGGATTTCCAGAGGCTGCAGCGAAGGGACAGTGACGGGGACCGGCAG GTGTGGTTCCTGCAACGACGCTTCCACAAGGACATCCTGCTGAACCCCGTGCTGGTGCTGAGCTTCTGCCCAGACCTGAGCTCCAAGCCTGGGCACCTGGGCACAGCTACACGGGAGCTTCTCTTCCTGTTGGACGGCAGCAGTGTAGCACACAAG GATGCCATTGTTTTGGCCGTGAAGTCACTGCCACCACAGACGCTCATCAACCTGGCCATGTTCGGCACGGCGGTGCAGCCCCTCTTCCCAGAGAGCCGGCCTTGCAGCGAT GACACTATGCAGCTGATCTGTGAGAACGTTGAGACCCTGCAGGCGGCAAGTGGCCCCCCAGATGTGCTGGCCGCGCTGACCTGGGCCATGGGGCAGCCCCAGCACAAGGCCCACCCTAGGCAGCTGTTCCTGCTGACTGCTGCCTCGCCCGTGGCTGCTGCTACCCATCAAACCCTGGAGCTCATGAGGTGGCACAGGGGGGCAGCCAG GTGCTTCTCCTTTGGGTTGGGGCCTGCCTGCCACCAGCTGCTTCAGGGTCTGTCTGCCCTCAGCAGGGGCCAGGCCTATTTCCCAAGGCCTGGGGAGAGGCTGCAGCCCATG CTGGTGCAGGCTCTGCGGAAGGCACTGGAACCTGCTTTGAGCGACATCTCTGTGGACTGGTTTGTGCCTGATGCGGTGGAGGCACTGCTGACCCCCCGGGAGATCCCAGCACTCTACCCTGGGGACCAGCTGCTCGGTTACTGCTCACTCTTCAGGGTAGATGGCTTCCGGCCCCGCGGCCCAGGG GGCCAAGAACCTGGCTGGCAGAGCTTGGGAGGCTCTGTGTTCCCATCCCCAGAGGAAGTCCCATCTGCCACCAGTCCTGGCACCGAGCCCACTGGCACCTCAGAGCTCCTGGGAACAGGCACTGTGTCAGCGGAGCTGTCCAGTCCATGGGCTGCTGGGGACTCAGAGCAGA CAGGTACTGACACTCTGACGGACCCAGTCACAGACCCTGGACCCAACCCCTCCTCTGATACAGCCATATGGCGCCGCATCTTCCAGTCATCATACATCCGGGAGCAGTATGTGCTCACTCACTGCTCTGCCAGCCCGGAGCCAGGTCCTGGCTCCACAGGCAGCAGCGAGTCCCctggttcccaggaccctggctccCCCGAGGGCACGGCTCCCCTGcagctcccttctcagcagggctGCCGCAGCCTGGCCTGGACAGAACCTGCAGGCTCCCGTTCCtgccccctgccaccacccccacTGGCTTCAGTCAAG TCTGGGGCCCTGAGTGCTGAGGTGCTGGGTCGTCGACGCAGAGCAGCTCTGGCCGGCCGGAGCCTCTCATCGCCTCCGGGTCAGGTGAACCCAGTCCCTGGCTGTCCCCGGCACCCCTCTCTGGGCATAGCACGAGATGGGCCAGGCCCTGAGTCAGGGCTGCAGCTGGGACAGGGCCCAGATGACTCAG GAAACCTGCTCTCCCCAGCAGCTATGGACTGGGACATGCTGATGGAACCCCCCTTCTTATTCTCTGCTATGCCTCCCAGTGGGGAGTCGGCCCCTCCGGCAGTGACACTGCCCCCTCAGGCTCCACGCTGCCACGTGGTGATCCGGGCCCTGTGTGGGGAGCAGCCTATGTGCTGGGAGGTGGGCGTTGGGCTAGAGACATTATGGGGACCTGGTGATGCTAGCTCACTGCCTCTATCACCTCCTGAAAGAGAAGGTGCTTGGGACCAAGCACTCCATCGGCTGACGGCAGCCTCCGTGGTCCGGGACAATGAACAGCTGGCTCTCCGTGGAGGGGCTGAGGCCACAGCTGACCAAG GCCATGCCCGGAGGTCCTGGCTCCGAGCCCTTCAGACGAGCAAGGTCAGTTCTGCCCCCTCCTGCTTCACCTGCCCGGTAGCTGTGGATGCGACCACCAGGGAGGTCCTCCCATCAGCCCTGCAGGTGCGGAGCTCAG AGCtagctgagcccccaggcacttCTCCAGCTCCTCAGAGCCATCTAGATGCAACTCTTCTGCCCACAGCTGTGCACTCTAAAG GACTTCAAGGAGGCTCTCTGACAGGCGCCTGGAACCCGACCCAAAATGGCAACCCCAAGGCTGCCACCAGAAGTCCTCATCGCCAtcccccccagcctccctctaGGCTCGGCCTGGGCAGAGGGAAGGCCAGAGGCTCTGACAGCCACAGACTCTGCAGCCCCAACCAGGGCCAGGCTAGTGACAGCAACAGTGAAGGCAGCAACCATGACTACTTGCCCTTG GTGCGGCTGCAGGAGGCACCCGGCTCCTTCCGCCTGGATGCGCCCTTCTGTGCAGCAGTCCGCATCCCACAGGAACGCCTGTGCCGTGCTTCACCCTTTGCTGTGCACCGTGCCAGCCTCAGCCCCACCTCGGTCTCCTCTCCCTGGGCGCTTCTGGGACCTGGTGTTGGCCAGGGTGACAGTgccacagcctcctgcagcccgTCCCCCAGCTCAGGCTCTGAGGGTCCAGGCCAGGTGGATAGTGGGAGGGGCTCAGACACCGAGGCCTCAGAGGGTCCAGAAGGGCTGGGTGGTGCTGACCTGCGGGGCCGGACCTGGGCCACAGCTGTAGCACTGGCATGGCTAGAGCACCGCTGTGCTGCAGCCTTTGGCGAGTGGGAACTAGCAGCAGCTAAAGCAGACTGTTGGCTGCGGGCCCAGCACCTGCCAGATGGCCTTGACCTGGCTGCCCTCAAAGCCGCAGCCCGGggtctcttcctgctgctccgCCACTGGGACCAGAATCTGCAGCTACACCTGCTGTGCTATAGCCCGGCAAATGTGTGA